One Onthophagus taurus isolate NC chromosome 11, IU_Otau_3.0, whole genome shotgun sequence genomic window carries:
- the LOC111415087 gene encoding uncharacterized protein, which translates to MAVSYVPKKSKNVLLISSMHNDTAIDQSTGEKAKPEVVSFYNMTKGGVDVVDRMITAYNPARSTRRWPMVIFYGLMNVAAINAFIIYKANNRDVLFNLDFVAHLSWHPKENAFLINHYKKNFHLLKKE; encoded by the exons ATGGCTGTTTCATACGttccaaaaaaatcaaaaaatgttttattgattTCGTCAATGCATAATGACACTGCTATTGATCAAAGTACTGGTGAAAAAGCTAAACCAGAAGTGGTcagtttttataatatgaCCAAAGGTGGTGTAGATGTTGTCGACCGAATGATAACAGCATACAATCCAGCCAGAAGCACACGACGTTGGCCTATGGTCATATTTTATGGATTGATGAACGTCGCTGCGATTAACgcttttataatttataaagcaAACAACCGTGATG tattatttaatttagattttgtaGCCCATTTATCATGGCACCCAAAAGAAAATGCGTTTTTAATCAATCATTACAAGAAGAATTtccatttattaaaaaaggaataa
- the LOC139431746 gene encoding uncharacterized protein gives MDRKTLAALILLEEEEDDDIRLLLSIREDTSELYKSRNQEGYFEILIRNHLNADDEKFRSFFRLNKEQFNFVLNLVHADLKKQSTNCVKNPISPEEKLALTLRFLATGETFKSLSFAFRISSSYISIVVRETLEVLCLRLVPIFLPPQNEIDMKEKAQEFWNKWNFPNCVAGVDGKHIRVFCPRKSGSLCFNYKDYFSIVLLAMVDANCKFLFVDVGAYGKEGDSTIFSTSEMGKQVYSGKLFPKDEMLPNSNKKLPYVVVGDEAFRLHRHLMKPYSKLSAKSDRRKTIYNYRLCRARRVTENAFGLLSQIFRIYYTPIAINPESCDKLIMVTCCLHNLLRDAFLEKGNRPFYEYDPNVQIPNNVTPLAGAGGFASANGLEVREMFTQFFNEDGALHWQNDRVFRVSS, from the exons atggataGGAAGACGTTAGCGGCATTGATTTTgctagaagaagaagaagatgatgatATTAGGCTTTTGCTATCCATTCGTGAGGACACTAGCGAGTTATATAAATCTCGAAACCAAGAAGGGTATTTTGAAATACTTATAAGAAATCATCTCAATGCCGATGATGAAAAGTTTCGCAGTTTCTTCAGGCTAAATAAagagcaatttaattttgtgttgAATCTCGTTCATGCAGATTTGAAGAAACAATCCACAAATTGTGTGAAAAACCCAATTTCTCCTGAGGAAAAGTTAGCGTTGACCTTAAG gtttttaGCTACAGGTGAAACATTTAAATCCCTTTCATTTGCCTTTCGTATCTCATCCAGCTACATTTCAATTGTTGTCCGAGAAACATTAGAAGTGCTATGTCTGCGTTTAGTTCCTATATTTCTACCACCACAAAATGAAATAGATATGAAGGAAAAAGCACAGGAATTTTGGAATAAGTGGAATTTTCCTAACTGCGTCGCAGGAGTTGATGGCAAACATATTCGAGTTTTTTGTCCCAGAAAAAGCGGATCGCTATGCTTCAATTACAAGGATTATTTCTCAATAGTATTGCTTGCTATGGTAGATGcaaattgcaaatttttatttgtggaTGTTGGTGCCTATGGAAAAGAAGGAGATAGTACCATTTTTTCAACTTCTGAAATGGGCAAACAAGTGTACTCTggaaaattatttccaaaagaCGAAATGCTTCCCAATTCGAACAAAAAGTTGCCGTATGTTGTAGTTGGCGATGAAGCGTTTAGATTACACAGACATTTAATGAAACCATACAGCAAATTATCTGCTAAATCGGATAGGAGGAAAACTATTTACAACTATCGATTATGCAGAGCTCGACGAGTCACTGAAAACGCATTTGGTCTTTTAAGCCAAATTTTTCGCATTTACTACACACCAATAGCTATAAATCCAGAATCGTGTGATAAGTTGATCATGGTAACTTGTTGTTTGCACAATCTGTTAAGAGATGCATTTTTGGAGAAAGGCAATCGACCCTTTTACGAATATGATCCAAATGTACAGATCCCGAACAATGTGACTCCATTAGCAGGAGCAGGTGGCTTTGCAAGTGCAAATGGTTTGGAAGTAAGGGAAATGTTCACCCAGTTTTTTAATGAGGATGGGGCACTCCATTGGCAGAATGATCGTGTTTTTAGAGTGTCCAGTTAA
- the LOC111415091 gene encoding uncharacterized protein yields MSQKFSHDDDELLIEQVREYPCIYDHANKDFKDHQIRENAWNKIGVVLLKKSEDCKLRWKNIRDNYLKQKRKQKQGTGSAASTRPSKWHLYEQLTFLELLKSERSRIQNCNVQQNTESSQNTQDSGDEDVQTDSESQSRIIEDDVGSPDSIHLNQPNPKILKRTNMDDRSRSNTPTCSSSTPSNAKAKLLHELEERSKHRLHVLSQLTHQKEEDEVDLFMRSIALMVKKLPPNLISQAKLQILTLVTNLQASSPIINIPHTQTQPHQPQAPTPTFSLNTSHNTSTPDDHTPTTFMTPYSNDYYNMK; encoded by the exons atgtCGCAAAAATTTTCTCATGATGATGacgaattattaattgaacAAGTACGTGAATATCCTTGCATTTACGACCATGCAAATAAGGACTTTAAGGATCACCAGATTCGGGAAAATGCGTGGAATAAGATTGGTGTAGTGTTATTGAAGAAAT cCGAGGATTGTAAATTGCGATGGAAAAATATTCGCGATAActacttaaaacaaaaaagaaaacaaaagcAAGGAACTGGTTCGGCAGCATCAACAAGACCATCAAAATGGCATTTATACGAACAGCTAACATTTTTGGAACTTCTCAAATCTGAACGAAG cCGCATTCAAAATTGTAATGTACAGCAAAACACCGAATCATCTCAGAATACTCAGGATAGCGGCGATGAAGATGTTCAAACTGATTCGGAATCGCAATCAAGAATAATTGAAGACGACGTAGGATCACCAGATTCCATACATTTAAATCAGCCAAATCCGAAAATACTAAAAAGAACAAACATGGACGATAGAAGCCGTTCAAACACGCCAACTTGCAGCAGTTCAACACCTAGCAACGCAAAAGCGAAATTATTACACGAATTGGAAGAACGGTCTAAACATCGTCTTCACGTTCTATCACAATTAACGCACCAAAAGGAAGAAGATGAAGTGGATTTATTCATGAGAAGCATCGCTCTAATGGTAAAAAAGCTACCTCCCAATTTAATATCGCAAGCAAAGTTACAAATCCTAACACTAGTGACTAATTTACAAGCATCTTCCCCAATAATAAATATTCCACATACACAGACACAACCCCACCAACCACAGGCACCAACTCCAACATTTTCCCTCAATACTTCCCATAATACAAGTACACCTGACGATCATACGCCCACTACGTTTATGACACCCTATTCAAACGACTATTACAACATGAAATAA